From the genome of Spinacia oleracea cultivar Varoflay chromosome 2, BTI_SOV_V1, whole genome shotgun sequence, one region includes:
- the LOC130466716 gene encoding uncharacterized protein — protein MDTSWIDLPTGHPEYIDGCMQFIAFANQGLFEGKIRCPCKNCKVDKWFPVNDVERHILFKGFYKSYRNWIFHGKGDMVQRMLGSDGGSTSEGSLGNQSGFVGRDNMGGLLRSAFSVNVPPNFPTFEAREDGEWTEEPVSYDTDVEYDDSTIEEDATYKKLLQASEEKLYEGCINFSKLSFLLHLFHLKCMHHWSIESFNMLLKLILDAFPQILDFPSSYYYSKKMIKDLGLGYEKIDACPNDCMLYWGEFLEKDKCHVCGKSRWKTTKGKKGDDVSDQGTNTCKKGVPAKVMRYFPLIPRLKRIYMSSETAEDMRWHDTERLGEDDKKILRHPSDALAWKAFDERYRDFALDPRSVRLGLASDGFNPYRLMNTTYSTWPVVLIPYNLPPWLCMKPSSFILSTLIPGKASPGNDIDVYLQPLVHELKLLWGGVEAFDAFDGVKFNLRAALLWTINDFPGYAMLSGLSTKGYNACPICMDSTPSDRFGNKICYCSYRKWLPADHPYRRQGEKFCEKFGTNELGEAPSRPSGTDILRQQEKVEYVYGKSKAPPKKRQRGHTDNNDVQDEIVFGTKRSIFFDLVYWEHNLLRHNLDVMHIEKNVSENLLGTLLSMDKSRDNRDDREALEAWRIKTHLWLSADHNGNEYMPPASYSMSREEKERFLTVLQKLKVPDGYGSNLSSCVNMKQRKLINLKSHDNHVLMQDILPVALRASNATKVIDLLARLSSFFKKLCSTSIDPDDLDGLQDGIVLTLCQLEMEFLPSFFTIMVHLLIHLVEEVKLGGPVQYRWMYPIERYLSHLKSHVTNKAQPEGSIAEGYLLEETIRFCSRYLQGVKTIFNMPKRMDDDISNSDDYLFNSGGRVIGKEVSIRLDGQSLKQAHRYVLLHSDEIKGDLDEFLTEKRQMNLEISVAESDESKWIINEFGGWLRNKVHFIDATTEDGKLRKALAGGLHSYGRKLKGYIINGYKFLSTDRDCRLLTQNSGVMVEADGVAYYGKVMDIYELNYYGDYKVVLFRCDWVDIRRGVRTYPNGGVCVNFSKLMHTGRLLQDDPFVFSSQAKQVFYIEDEIQKGWFHVVKNKPRDLFDLGDSLPVAEEGGAD, from the exons ATGGATACAAGTTGGATAGATCTACCCACTGGCCACCCTGAATATATCGATGGTTGTATGCAATTCATTGCGTTTGCCAATCAAGGTCTATTCGAAGGAAAAATTAGATGTCCATGTAAGAACTGTAAGGTGGATAAATGGTTCCCGGTTAATGATGTAGAGCGACATATTTTGTTTAAGGGGTTTTATAAGTCGTATAGAAATTGGATCTTTCATGGTAAAGGGGATATGGTTCAACGTATGTTAGGGAgtgatggagggagtactagtgAAGGATCCCTTGGTAATCAAAGTGGGTTTGTAGGTCGAGATAATATGGGAGGACTATTAAGATCAGCTTTTAGTGTTAATGTGCCACCCAATTTTCCAACTTTTGAAGCAAGAGAGGATGGTGAATGGACTGAGGAGCCCGTGTCATACGACACAGATGTTGAATATGATGATTCTACAATAGAAGAAGATGCGACATATAAGAAGCTACTTCAAGCTTCTGAGGAGAAATTATATGAGGGGTGTATTAATTTTTCAAAGTTATCTTTTCTTCTACACTTATTTCACTTGAAGTGTATGCATCACTGGTCCATTGAATCTTTCAATATGCTCTTGAAGCTGATTTTAGATGCATTTCCTCAAATACTTGATTTTCCCTCGTCTTATTATTACAGtaagaaaatgataaaagaCTTGGGCCTTGGGTATGAAAAAATTGATGCTTGTCCTAATGATTGTATGCTGTATTGGGGTGAATTTTTAGAGAAAGACAAATGTCATGTTTGTGGTAAATCGAGGTGGAAAACAACCAAGGGTAAGAAGGGTGACGATGTAAGTGATCAAGGTACGAATACTTGTAAGAAAGGTGTGCCAGCTAAGGTAATGCGATATTTTCCTCTTATCCCAAGACTAAAAAGAATCTACATGTCATCAGAAACAGCAGAAGATATGAGATGGCATGATACAGAGCGATTGGGTGAAGATGATAAGAAGATTTTGAGGCATCCTTCCGATGCCTTAGCGTGGAAGGCATTTGATGAGCGTTATAGAGATTTTGCATTAGACCCTCGTAGTGTTCGATTAGGTCTTGCGAGCgatgggtttaatccataccgTTTAATGAACACTACTTATAGTACATGGCCAGTGGTGTTGATTCCTTATAATCTTCCACCATGGCTATGTATGAAACCATCTTCTTTCATTTTGTCCACACTTATTCCCGGAAAAGCAAGTCCTGGAAATGATATTGACGTGTATTTGCAACCATTAGTTCATGAGTTAAAATTGTTGTGGGGAGGGGTTGAAGCTTTTGATGCTTTTGACGGAGTGAAATTTAATTTGCGCGCGGCTCTGCTTTGGACTATTAATGACTTTCCTGGCTATGCAATGCTCTCTGGTTTGAGCACAAAAGGTTACAATGCATGTCCTATATGCATGGATTCCACACCTTCTGATAGATTTGGGAACAAGATTTGTTATTGTAGCTATAGAAAATGGTTACCCGCAGATCACCCATATCGACGTCAGGGTGAAAAGTTTTGTGAGAAGTTTGGAACTAATGAGTTGGGTGAAGCCCCATCTCGTCCTAGCGGCACTGATATATTGAGGCAACAAGAAAAGGTCGAGTATGTTTATGGAAAGTCAAAGGCACCACCGAAAAAGAGACAAAGAGGACATACTGATAACAATGATGTCCAAGATGAAATTGTCTTTGGTACCAAGAGAAGCATATTCTTTGATTTGGTGTATTGGGAGCATAATCTTCTAAGGCATAATTTAGACgttatgcacattgagaaaaatgtgtctGAGAATCTTTTGGGAACACTTCTTAGTATGGATAAGAGTAGAGATAATAGGGATGATCGAGAAGCCCTTGAAGCATGGAGAATAAAGACTCACCTTTGGCTTAGTGCTGATCATAATGGAAATGAATACATGCCTCCAGCTTCCTATTCTATGTCTAGGGAGGAAAAAGAGAGATTCTTAACTGTTTTGCAGAAACTTAAAGTTCCGGATGGATATGGATCCAACCTTTCTAGTTGTGTGAATATGAAGCAAAGGAAGTTGATTAACCTCAAGAGTCATGACAACCATGTTCTAATGCAAGATATCCTCCCCGTCGCCTTAAGAGCTTCTAATGCTACAAAGGTGATTGACTTGTTGGCTAGATTGTCTTCGTTTTTCAAGAAGTTGTGCTCCACCAGTATTGATCCAGATGATTTAGATGGTCTTCAAGATGGAATTGTTTTAACTCTTTGTCAGTTGGAAATGGAGTTTTTGCCTTCATTTTTCACAATCATGGTCCATTTGTTGATTCACTTAGTGGAGGAGGTTAAACTTGGTGGACCAGTGCAATACAGATGGATGTATCCCATTGAAAG gtACTTGTCCCATTTGAAGTCACATGTAACCAATAAAGCCCAACCTGAAGGATCTATTGCGGAAGGCTACCTTTTAGAGGAGACAATTAGGTTTTGCTCGAGATATCTTCAAGGTGTTAAGACCATCTTCAACATGCCTAAAAGGATGGATGATGACATTTCAAATTCTGATGATTACTTATTTAATTCCGGCGGTCGAGTCATTGGAAAGGAGGTCAGCATTCGCCTTGATGGTCAAAGCTTAAAACAAGCCCATCGCTACGTTTTACTTCACTCTGATGAGATCAAAGGGGATCTAGA TGAATTTTTAACCGAGAAGCGTCAAATGAACTTAGAAATTTCCGTCGCGGAGAGTGATGAAAGTAAATGGATCATCAATGAATTTGGAGGGTGGCTGCGAAACAAG GTACATTTCATAGATGCAACCACCGAAGATGGGAAACTAAGAAAAGCTTTGGCGGGTGGTTTGCATTCTTATGgtagaaaattaaaaggataCATAATCAATGGATACAAATTCCTTTCCACTGATCGCGATTGtcgtcttttgacacaaaattctGGAGTTATGGTTGAAGCGGATGGAGTGGCATACTACGGAAAAGTGATGGATATCTATGAATTAAATTACTATGGAGATTATAAAGTTGTATTGTTTCGTTGTGATTGGGTAGACATTCGTAGGGGTGTAAGAACATATCCAAACGGCGGAGTATGTGTCAATTTCTCTAAATTGATGCATACTGGACGATTATTGCAAGATGATCCATTTGTCTTCTCATCTCAAGCAAAACAAGTTTTTTACATAGAAGATGAGATACAAAAAGGATGGTTCCATGTTGTTAAGAATAAGCCTAGAGATTTGTTTGATTTAGGTGATTCTTTACCAGTAGCGGAAGAGGGTGGGGCCGATTGA